The genome window AACTGACTCGACCGCGATTCCGGAAGGCGCAACCAGCGGGCACACAGCAGAAAGGAATGCTGTCGGCGCGTCTGACTGCCAACCGTGGTTCGCTGCACAGGTCCGACTTTTTCGGGCGCTGTAAGAGGAGTCCTCGACGAACTCGGTGGCCTGCAAATCATCGGTAACGGAGATATATGGGAAAAGAATGACGAGCACGCCTACCAGCAGCAAAGTGCCGCGCACGAGTACCCTGCGCTCCTGGCGTTGTGCGTACGCCTGCCACGCCCAGAGACACAGGGTCAGCGCGCAAATCAGAGCCCACAGGAGATTTAAGGCCAATTCCACGGGCGACATTCTAGCAGATGTTGAGGCGCATTAGGGAGGCATCGGTTCGTTCGGTAGTGGTGCAGTTTGAATCTTCGGCTTGGTTGAACCCCGCCACGGTCGGCGTAGACTGTTGGCATGGCAGCCAAAAGAGTGTTTTTGAAGCCAGTCATGGAGACCCGGAAGGGCAAGCGCGTTTGGAGTGGCGATTACGTGTGCTCAGGTTGCGGGCACAGATTCCGTCCAGATAAGACCGATCTGGGGAAGCTCTCACGAGAGTTCGGGCATCATGCCCTGGAACAGCACACCACACCTAAGCGCAACCAAGGCGAGGACTTCAGCCAGGCCGCTGCGCGGATTGTGAAGCAAGCTACAGACATTTGACTTTAGCACAGAAATTTGCGCTGTGCCTCCGCGCTCAGCTTTGCCAAGGCTTCCAGAGTCGCCCGGTCAATTTTCCCAGAGGCGAAGCCCTGCATTGTTACAAAAGGCTGCATGAGGGGGTTAATAAATCGAAATCTGAACCTATGCTTTGCACCCAATTTCTCTAGAATAGGCCCACGCTTTGTTTCACAAAAGTCGTTGAGATGGCGAGAGAAACTCGGTAACGTCACAATTTACGTCACAGTCCCGCAGGGGTGCAGTAGCTATGTGGTTGAAAAGATTTGGCTGCCCCCCAGGGATTCGAACCCCGATATGCTGATCCAGAGTCAGCTGTCCTACCATTGAACGAGGGGGCAGTCCCCAGCGCAAAAACGGCGCGAGAACAAGCAAGCCGCTTGTCTTCATGATATTACCGACGGCTGGCGCGCGGGTCAAACCGCGTCGTTCGCTCGCGCATCACCCCGTTCGGTGACACCAGTCACATCCTCACTCGCGGCTTCTCCAGCGACCAACCGGCGGGCACTCGCCGCCGGCAACGGCTTCATCTTCGAGAAGGTGGAGGTGGGCCCGGTGCCTGGCCCGGACGGCTACTGCGAAGTCTGCTGACCGGGGCGTATACAATGTCGGGCGCAATCCCAGGTGCCGCAGGACTTCCCATGCCGGCCCCATCCCCATGACCCAGGACGTGAGAGAGGTAGCGCGCCAGTCGCTGTCCGCCGAGCAGGCGGCTCTGGTGGTCGTCGATATTCAGGAGAAGCTGCTGCCGCCCATCCATGAAAAGGAGCGGCTGGTGCGCAACTCGCAACTGCTGCTGCGGCTGGCGGAGATCCTGAAGATTCCGGTGGTGGCCACCACGCAATATGCCAAGGGCCTGGGGAAGACCGTGCCGGAGATCGCTTCCCTGCTTCCGGAGGCCGAGCCCATCGACAAGCTGCGGTTCGGCTGCTTCGGGAGCGAGCAGTTCTGCTCCGCGCTCAAGGCCCTGCCCGGACGGCGGAACACGGTGCTGCTGTGCGGCATGGAGACGCACATCTGCGTGATGCAGACGGCCCTGGGGGCGCTGGAGCAGGGCTACCTGGTGCACGTAGCCTCGGACGCCGTGGGCTCGCGCTCGGAGTGGAACTGGAAGGTGGGCCTGGAACGAATGCGGACGGCGGGAGCGCTTATCTCCTCCACGGAGATGATCATCTACGAGCTGCTGGGCGGCTCGGGCACGGCTGAGTTCAAGCAGATGTTGCAGTACCTGAAGTGATCTAAGATCTGTGACTTTGTAATCTGCAACCTTTACTACTCTCTGTCTCTGCGCCCTGTGGCTATTCTTCGGCCTTCTGCTTCACCTTTACCACAACGATCTTCGCGAACCCTTCCTCAAAGGTAGGCGCCTTGAGCTTGGCGGACATGCGGCGCATGACGTCCACGGCCACCACGCGTTCGCGGCGCCCGTTGCGCTCCAGGCAGACCTGGAGCGGCACGTCGAAGAAGATGGCGTGCACCTCGTACCCCAGGCTGCGCGACATCTGGATCCACTGCTTGCGCTCGCCGGTCGAGAGGTTGGTGGCGTCCACATAGTTCCACGGCATCTTGGCGACCAGGCGGGCGCGCAGTAGCGAGCGCAGCGTGGAGAAGACCAGGCTCTGATAGCGCTGCTCTTCGACGTCGTCGAAGAGCACGCTGCGCAGTAGATCGCTGGAGAGCGGGGTGACGCCGCGGCGCTTGAACCAGGTGCTCTTTCCGGAGCCCGGCAACCCGATGGCCAGCACCACCACGCCACGCGGGGCGCGAGGCTCTTGCTTTCCCGGCGGGCGGCCGATGGCTCCGGCGGGCCGCGCCGGGGGCGTGTCGGGAGATTCCGGCTGGGTTTCGACCACAACTTGCGGCTTCCCTGCCTCCGGGGCCGCTCCCGTGGCTGGGGCCGGCTTATCAAAATGGTCCATGTAAGAGGGCTGCAGCGGGGCGGGGCGGGAGGAATCGCTGGGTTTGGGCTGGCCGACGCGGCCGGTGGCTTCGGTTTCGAGCGGGGGCTTCTTCTTGCGGCGACGCTGACGGTCGCGAACCCATTTTGTCATGTTGGCCTTGTAACATAGAAAGGCGGCGTTCAGCAATCAGCGGCCGGTGGTCCATCCCGGTTCGCCCGCTTCCGGCTTGGCTCCCGCGCTTGTGGCGGAATGCGGATTGCTGACGGCGGACTGCTGGTGTATTCTCGCTCCGCATTTATTTTCGGAGGTACTCATGGCCATCAAAGTAGGCATCAACGGCTTTGGCCGCATCGGGCGCAACATCCTGCGCACCGCCATCGCGGACAAGGAGCTCGACTTCGTCGCGGTCAACGACCTCACCGATCCCAAGAC of Terriglobales bacterium contains these proteins:
- a CDS encoding hydrolase, which translates into the protein MTQDVREVARQSLSAEQAALVVVDIQEKLLPPIHEKERLVRNSQLLLRLAEILKIPVVATTQYAKGLGKTVPEIASLLPEAEPIDKLRFGCFGSEQFCSALKALPGRRNTVLLCGMETHICVMQTALGALEQGYLVHVASDAVGSRSEWNWKVGLERMRTAGALISSTEMIIYELLGGSGTAEFKQMLQYLK
- a CDS encoding AAA family ATPase is translated as MTKWVRDRQRRRKKKPPLETEATGRVGQPKPSDSSRPAPLQPSYMDHFDKPAPATGAAPEAGKPQVVVETQPESPDTPPARPAGAIGRPPGKQEPRAPRGVVVLAIGLPGSGKSTWFKRRGVTPLSSDLLRSVLFDDVEEQRYQSLVFSTLRSLLRARLVAKMPWNYVDATNLSTGERKQWIQMSRSLGYEVHAIFFDVPLQVCLERNGRRERVVAVDVMRRMSAKLKAPTFEEGFAKIVVVKVKQKAEE